Genomic window (Hydrogenimonas cancrithermarum):
GCGACGACAATCCGGAAATCGCGGATCGTTTCGAGCTCTTCATCGCCGGCAAGGAGATCGCCAACGGCTTCAGCGAGCTCAACGACCCGCTCGACCAGTACGAGCGTTTCAAAGCACAAGCCGCACAAAAGGAGAGCGACGACGAAGCGATGCATATGGACGAAGACTACGTCAAAGCACTCGGCTACGGCATGCCGCCGACAGCGGGAGAAGGGATCGGCATCGACCGTCTGGTGATGCTTCTGACAAATCAGCACACGATTCGCGACGTCATTCTCTTCCCGGCGATGCGTCCGCAAAAATCCCAATCTGAATCCCAAGAGAAGAAATCTGAAGAAAAGAGAGAGGACAACAAATGACCATTTTGCAGCGAAACGACCCGATCGTCTACGAAATCATCGAAAACGAGCTCAAGCGCCAGACCGACCATCTCGAGATGATCGCCAGCGAGAACTTCACCTTTCCGGAAGTGATGGAGGCTCAGGGCAGCGTCTTTACCAACAAGTACGCCGAAGGGTACCCCTACAAGCGCTACTACGGCGGATGCGAATATGCCGATGCTGTGGAGCAGCTCGCGATCGACCGTGCCAAACTTCTGTTCGGATGCGAATACGCCAACGTCCAGCCCCACTCCGGAAGCCAGGCCAACGGCGGCGTCTACGCAGCACTTCTGAAAGCCGGCGACAAGATTCTGGGAATGGACCTCAGCCACGGCGGGCACCTCACCCATGGCGCGAAAGTGAGCTTTTCAGGCAAAAACTACCAGAGCTTCACCTATGGCGTCGAAATGGACGGCCGCATCGACTACGACCGCGTCGCGGATATCGCGCAGATCGTCAAACCCAAGCTGATCATCTGCGGAGCGAGCGCCTACGCCCGTGAGATCGACTTCGCGAAATTCCGGGAAATCGCCGACGGCGTGGGTGCACTTCTAATGGCTGACGTCGCCCATATCGCGGGGCTCGTCGTTGCCGGCGAACATCCGCACCCGTTCCCGTACTGCGACGTCGTCACGACGACGACCCACAAGACGCTTCGCGGGCCGCGCGGCGGCCTCATCATGACCAACAACGAAGATCTCGCCAAAAAGATCAACAGTGCCATCTTCCCGGGCATCCAGGGCGGGCCTCTCGTCCATGTCATCGCGGCCAAAGCGGTCGGTTTCGGCAAAAACCTCACCGATGAGTGGAAAATGTACGCACGGCAGGTCAAAGCCAACGCCAAGATTCTGGCCGACGTTCTGATGGCACGCGGGTACGACGTCGTCAGCGGAGGCACCGACAACCACCTCGTGCTCGTCTCGTTCCTCGACAAGGATTTCAGCGGAAAAGATGCCGACGCCGCCCTCGGACGCGCAGGCATCACCGTCAACAAAAACACGGTACCCGGCGAGACGCGCAGCCCGTTTGTGACCAGCGGTATTCGCATCGGTTCTCCGGCACTCACCGCACGCGGCATGAAAGAGGCGGAGTTCGAAATCATCGCCAACGCGATCTGCGACGTACTCGACGATATCGGGAACGAAGAGAAACAGGCAAAGATCAAAGAGGAGATGACCCAACTGGCGCATCGCTTCGTCATCTACGACCGTCCTACCTATTAAAGGATAAAAATGTACAACGTCGATACGCAGCTCATCAAATTTGTCACGGATCACTACTATATCCAGCGGCCCAACATCGTGAACAAGATCATCCATAACGGGCGGACTTTCTACAACAAATTCGAGCGTATCGACGAGCCTTTGACACGCCAAGTGATGAACGACCACGCCGATGGAAAAATCGTCGTTGCGCACGACCTCATCAATCGCTTCGACAAAGTCGAAAATATCGTTTTCGACTACAACGGGCGCAATCCGGAACGATTCTGGCACAGAGCGCAGCTTCTACTGCGAGAGGAGGGGTTTATCAACTTCACGGCGTATGAGACCAAGACAACGGGCCATCTTCACCTCTATGTCCACAAAGGGCATACCACTTTGCAGGAAGCGTATCAGCTCGGACGTCTCCTCTCTATGAAGCTCGCAACAAAACTCCCGAAAGAGTGGCGTATGTTTCCGACCTCCGAACTTCCCAGAGAATACAACATCCTGATACTCCCGTACAGACTTTATGCGAAAGAGAGAGGCGCCTCCTGGTCGAAGCATATGTAATGGTTCCGTCGGTGGGTTCTGCGATACACCTTTCGATGGGACGGCCCCGATTTGAAGGTTTGCTATAATGCCTAAATATTATAAATATCCGAAAGGAGTACCACCGATGGAAGAGAAACAAGATGACCTCGATCTAATCATAAAGACAAAAAAACCTTCGGGGTTGAAGAAACTGCTGCTCGCAGCTGCCATTCTTCTGCTTGTACTGATCTTTATCATCCTTGTCACAAAAAGCCTGATTCAGAGTGACAACAAAACACAATCTTCTGTCATACTCCCTCCCGAGCCTGTCGCACACTCGCAAAGCCCTTCCAAAGAGCCTCTTTTCGAGCAGGTTCCCATCGAAGAGGAAGCTTCCGGTGAAAAGAAGATCGAACAGGTGATCGACAAACTCAAAAAGAGTGCGCCGGCACCGCAAAAAAGAGCGGTGGAGAGAGAACCTGTCACCGAAACCACACCTGCGAAAAGATCGGTCGAACCGACGAAGAAAGCGGAACGGGAAAAGGCGGCCGTATCTCCTGCGCCAAAACCGCTCCAGCCAAAACCGAAACCCGTAGCGACAGGAAGCTACTTCATTCAAGTCGGTGCCTTTTTCCGTTATCCTCCCAACAAAAAATTTCTCGATTCTATCGAAAAGGCGGGACTCCATTACGTTATCGCCGAAGGGATGAAGAACGGAAAACCCTACAAAAAGGTGATGGTGGGCCCCTACCCGACCAGAGCAGCGGCACAAAAAGATCTTGACCGTGTCAAAAAACATATCAACCAAAACGCCTATATCACAAAAAAGAGATAGAGATGGTTTTTGTCAAAAAGATACTCTTCGACCAGTTCGCACCGCCGGCGCTTTACGCTAAAATCAGAGAACACTTCAACAACGATGTCACGATGCTCTTCGAGAGTGTCGGAGGGAACGATGAAGGAAATTTCAGCTTCATCTTCATCGGTGCGAAAGAGCGGCTGATCTATAAAGAGAATACGACGACCTATATCGACGAGATCGGTAATCGCCACACGCCGGAAACCGACCCCTTCTCCTTTCTGAAATCCTACTATGCCAATATCGATCAGGATGCCTACAAAACGAAACGCCTGGAGACCGGCCTCGGTTTTCTCGACGGCTTCATCGGCTATATCGGCTACGACATGGTGAAAGTCTTCGAACCGGTGCTCAAACCCTACATGGATGCACTCGAAGACCGCGACGGCATCCCCGACTTCGACATGATCCGGCCGAAACTCGTTCTCGCATTTTCGCACAAAACCAGCGAACTGAGTCTCATTACATCGGATGAATCGACCTTTAAGACTTTCGATGCACTGATCGAACTGATCGAATCGCCCTACGAATATATGACGATGAAACCGATCGAGAAAAGCGAAGGAGGCGAGTTCGCCTTCGACGAAGCGAAATTTCACAAAATGGTCGACGACTCGAAAGAGATGATCCGAAGCGGCGACGTTTTTCAGATATTGATGTCCAACCGCTATGTGGAGAGAGCGAAAGTCGATCCTTTCAGTTTCTACCGGATTCTTCGTTCCAAAAACCCCTCCCCCTACCTCTTTCTTCTGGAATTCGAAGATTTCTCCATCGCCGGAAGTTCTCCGGAAGTGATGGTGCGGCTGACGGACGGAAACATTCTTCTGCGCCCCATCGCCGGAACGAGAAAGCGCGGAAAAACCATCGACCGCGACAAGGAGATGGAAGAGGAGATGCTAAGCGACCCGAAAGAGCGTGCCGAGCACATCATGCTCGTCGATCTCGGGCGAAACGACGTCGGACGCGTCGCCAAAGCGGGAACGGTCAAAGTCACGGCACTGATGCGTGTGGAACGCTATTCCCATGTCATGCACATGGTCAGCGACGTCGAAGCGAAGCTGGACGATGGCAAAGATATGTTCGACCTCTTCGCCGCCACCTTTACCGCCGGAACGATGACGGGAGCTCCGAAGATCCGCGCGATGGAGCTGATCGCCGAATTTGAAGGAATCAAGCGGGGCTTTTACAGCGGAAGCGTCGGGTACTTCGGCTTCGACGGCAACATGGACAGCTCCATCACGATCCGGACGGCCCTGGTAAAACCGGAGGAAATCGTCCTGCAAGCAGGTGCCGGCGTCGTCGCAGACAGCAAACCGGAACTCGAATATCTCGAAGTGAAAAACAAACTGGCGGCGCTGCGCAGTACGCTGGACGATCTACGCGCATAACGCGAGTGTTGAGTGTTGAGAAAGCTGGCTTGAGCCAGCTTCAAACAAAACAAAAAGTGGCAAAGCCACATCCTCAACTTTTCACTTTTAGTTTTTAACTTTTCACTAAAAAAACGGAGTTTTCATGAAGTCACTTTTCGCACTCTTCGGCAATCCCGTCCACCACTCCAAATCGCCGCTGATGCACAACCTGGCGTTTCAAAAACTGGGATACGACGGCTGCTATACACGGTGGCTTCTAAAAGAGGGTGCCAGGCTGCGGGAAACTTTTCTCGCGCTCGACCTCAAAGGGGCCAACATCACGGTCCCCCATAAAGAGGCAGCCTTCGAAGCGGCCGATATCGTCGAAGATTTCGCCGCCGAAGTCCGCGCCGTCAATACCCTCGTCCTGAAAGAGGGCAAACTTTACGGCTACAACACCGACGCCCCCGGCTTCTACCGCGCCCTTCAAAAACTCGGAGAGGTCAAAACCGCTCTCATCATGGGTGCCGGCGGCACGGCACGTGCCCTCTCCCTCTACCTGCGAAGTCAAGGCATCGACGTCGAGGTCGTCAACCGTTCGGCAGGCCGGCTTGAGTGGTTCAAAGCGGAGGGGTTTGTCTGCCACACCTGGGAGGGGTTCGACGCGACACCCAAAGATGTCGTCATCAACACCACCTCCGCCGGCCTCGAAGACAATAGCCTTCCAATGCCCAAAGCGCTGCTCGACGCCGCTCTCGCACAGGCCAAATACGCCGTCGACGTCATCTACGGCAAAGAGACGCCGTTTCTCGAAGAGGCGAAAAGACTGAATCTTCCCCATTTCGACGGTTCGGAGATGCTCCTGCAGCAAGGCATCATCGCATTCGACTACTTCACCGACCACCGCTACACACTCGACGAGATCGAAAAGGCGATGCGGCCGTTTTTGAATCTCTAAACCTTCACCCGGTCCTGCAGGGCACGTGACAGCGAAAGCATATCGATGTTTTCGAGGCTCACTCCGGTCGGTACGCCCTGTGCGATCTTCGTAAAGACCAGATCGTAATCTTTGAGCTTCTCTTCGATGAAAAGAATCATCGCATCGGTGGCGATACTCGGCGTAAAGGCGAAGATCACCTCTTCTACCCCCTCTTCGATGCGGTCGGTCAGCTTCCCGCCATCGAGATGCTCCACCGATGCGATGACGAAGTAGGTGCCGTCGTAATCTCCACCCGCTTCGATCTGCAGAATATCCTTCGCGTGCTCGACGATGCAGAGTTTGGAGTGGTCGCGCGTAATGTCCGCACAGACGGGACAGAGCTCGTCTTCGCTCATGGCACCGCACCGTTCGCACTGCTGAATGTCTTGTACCGCCTTCTCGATCGCATGGGCGATCTTCATCGCGCCGAAGTGGTCGTCCATCACCATATGGTAGGCCATTCGCTGTGCCGATTTCTTCCCGATGGAAGGCAGCGCCTCCAGGGCGTCGACAAGGTTTTCGAAACTCTCTATCTTGTTTTTCATACCCGCGATTTTACCCTAAAAACGGCTGATTTCCCAGTCGTGTCTCTCCATCTTTTCTTTTTGAAAACCTTTCCCCTCTCCACTCGAAAATCCAAGGGACTCTTGATTTCTCCACGACCCAGTTCACGAACGACATTGGGTATAGATCATCGTCGTTTCGAGGTTTTTGTGCCCGAGCAGTTCTTAAATATGTTCCATAGTCGCCTCGACTACCCCGCTTGCATGTGTTTCTATGGGAATGTCGGCGGCTTTTGGTTTGACAACACTCACTTTGACGTGACGCTGTGCTTTGGGCACCTGCAATGTTTTGGCGACCGTATCTTCATCCTCCTCAAAAAAAGCAAAAAGCATACTGTAGAGCAGGAGTATCAAGAGAATGGATCTATTCATAGATTGCTCCCGAGCTAAGCATGTTGAGAATCAAGATATTTTTTTGTTTCATTATGGCTACCTCGATACTTTTCTCCCGGAGGGCAAGATATGATTGAAATGCCTGAAGATAACTATTGAAATCGGTATAGTGCTTGAGGTATGCCGTTTTGATGCTTTTAAGCGTGGACTTGGCCTGACGAAGGGCAGGTTCTAGTATCTTGGCCTGTTTTTCAGCACTGCGGATCGATCCAAGATAGTTCAGATAATGTTCTGAAACTTCTATTTTTGCGGCTATGGCCTGGCTTTTGCTTCGAATGGCGTGGACTCTTGCCGCTTCCGCTTTTTTGCCAATACCAGCATCCAACGAAATATGCACACCCGCAAAAACCGAATAGTTGTCACCATTAGCTGTTGGATCGCTGTTTTGCTGATATGCAGTACCTACAATCGCCTCCGGCAGCCAACTCTTTTGGATCGCTTCGGCCTCTTTTTGTGCCAATTCACTTTCTACATATTTGAGACGAAGTGAAGTTGCATGAAGCAAAAAGCCATTCATGTCCGCTTGCAATCTCTCAACTTTCAGTGAGGGTATTGTCCGTTTTGGCACATAGAGTTTCAGGCGTGCACCCATTGTTTCCAGCATCGTCTGCTCGTCAATAATCTTGGCGTGAAAAAGAGACAATGTGTTGGCAAACCGTTCGCTTTCGATCTTTGGCATGGCACCGGCATTGACCGCCTTTTTGAGTTGTTTTAAAACAGACTCCTGCTCATGGTATAGCTTGCGATGCAGCTGCAGCACTTCGCGTGTACGGTGCCATGAAGCGATCATTTCGATCAGGGAAAGAAAAAGCTGTCTTTTTTGGCTCTCAAGCAGATAACGGTTCTGCTTGGCTTGTAGACGAATTTTTTCAATTGCAATGCCACTTTTGTTGAAAATATCGATGGTGTCGCTCAGAGAAATGTCAGTGGTGTTAAACCGTTTTGGGAGC
Coding sequences:
- a CDS encoding DUF1882 domain-containing protein produces the protein MYNVDTQLIKFVTDHYYIQRPNIVNKIIHNGRTFYNKFERIDEPLTRQVMNDHADGKIVVAHDLINRFDKVENIVFDYNGRNPERFWHRAQLLLREEGFINFTAYETKTTGHLHLYVHKGHTTLQEAYQLGRLLSMKLATKLPKEWRMFPTSELPREYNILILPYRLYAKERGASWSKHM
- a CDS encoding TolC family protein, whose amino-acid sequence is MIRQLMLLATFSAILMASNAVLDYIKAAQKRLQMDRQLQMIEQQQQLGISAKKINRFTSFSVDAFYTDTKADLLPKRFNTTDISLSDTIDIFNKSGIAIEKIRLQAKQNRYLLESQKRQLFLSLIEMIASWHRTREVLQLHRKLYHEQESVLKQLKKAVNAGAMPKIESERFANTLSLFHAKIIDEQTMLETMGARLKLYVPKRTIPSLKVERLQADMNGFLLHATSLRLKYVESELAQKEAEAIQKSWLPEAIVGTAYQQNSDPTANGDNYSVFAGVHISLDAGIGKKAEAARVHAIRSKSQAIAAKIEVSEHYLNYLGSIRSAEKQAKILEPALRQAKSTLKSIKTAYLKHYTDFNSYLQAFQSYLALREKSIEVAIMKQKNILILNMLSSGAIYE
- a CDS encoding shikimate dehydrogenase, which gives rise to MKSLFALFGNPVHHSKSPLMHNLAFQKLGYDGCYTRWLLKEGARLRETFLALDLKGANITVPHKEAAFEAADIVEDFAAEVRAVNTLVLKEGKLYGYNTDAPGFYRALQKLGEVKTALIMGAGGTARALSLYLRSQGIDVEVVNRSAGRLEWFKAEGFVCHTWEGFDATPKDVVINTTSAGLEDNSLPMPKALLDAALAQAKYAVDVIYGKETPFLEEAKRLNLPHFDGSEMLLQQGIIAFDYFTDHRYTLDEIEKAMRPFLNL
- the recR gene encoding recombination mediator RecR, which translates into the protein MKNKIESFENLVDALEALPSIGKKSAQRMAYHMVMDDHFGAMKIAHAIEKAVQDIQQCERCGAMSEDELCPVCADITRDHSKLCIVEHAKDILQIEAGGDYDGTYFVIASVEHLDGGKLTDRIEEGVEEVIFAFTPSIATDAMILFIEEKLKDYDLVFTKIAQGVPTGVSLENIDMLSLSRALQDRVKV
- a CDS encoding anthranilate synthase component I family protein; this encodes MVFVKKILFDQFAPPALYAKIREHFNNDVTMLFESVGGNDEGNFSFIFIGAKERLIYKENTTTYIDEIGNRHTPETDPFSFLKSYYANIDQDAYKTKRLETGLGFLDGFIGYIGYDMVKVFEPVLKPYMDALEDRDGIPDFDMIRPKLVLAFSHKTSELSLITSDESTFKTFDALIELIESPYEYMTMKPIEKSEGGEFAFDEAKFHKMVDDSKEMIRSGDVFQILMSNRYVERAKVDPFSFYRILRSKNPSPYLFLLEFEDFSIAGSSPEVMVRLTDGNILLRPIAGTRKRGKTIDRDKEMEEEMLSDPKERAEHIMLVDLGRNDVGRVAKAGTVKVTALMRVERYSHVMHMVSDVEAKLDDGKDMFDLFAATFTAGTMTGAPKIRAMELIAEFEGIKRGFYSGSVGYFGFDGNMDSSITIRTALVKPEEIVLQAGAGVVADSKPELEYLEVKNKLAALRSTLDDLRA
- a CDS encoding serine hydroxymethyltransferase, yielding MTILQRNDPIVYEIIENELKRQTDHLEMIASENFTFPEVMEAQGSVFTNKYAEGYPYKRYYGGCEYADAVEQLAIDRAKLLFGCEYANVQPHSGSQANGGVYAALLKAGDKILGMDLSHGGHLTHGAKVSFSGKNYQSFTYGVEMDGRIDYDRVADIAQIVKPKLIICGASAYAREIDFAKFREIADGVGALLMADVAHIAGLVVAGEHPHPFPYCDVVTTTTHKTLRGPRGGLIMTNNEDLAKKINSAIFPGIQGGPLVHVIAAKAVGFGKNLTDEWKMYARQVKANAKILADVLMARGYDVVSGGTDNHLVLVSFLDKDFSGKDADAALGRAGITVNKNTVPGETRSPFVTSGIRIGSPALTARGMKEAEFEIIANAICDVLDDIGNEEKQAKIKEEMTQLAHRFVIYDRPTY
- a CDS encoding SPOR domain-containing protein, translating into MEEKQDDLDLIIKTKKPSGLKKLLLAAAILLLVLIFIILVTKSLIQSDNKTQSSVILPPEPVAHSQSPSKEPLFEQVPIEEEASGEKKIEQVIDKLKKSAPAPQKRAVEREPVTETTPAKRSVEPTKKAEREKAAVSPAPKPLQPKPKPVATGSYFIQVGAFFRYPPNKKFLDSIEKAGLHYVIAEGMKNGKPYKKVMVGPYPTRAAAQKDLDRVKKHINQNAYITKKR